A genomic window from Deltaproteobacteria bacterium includes:
- a CDS encoding HAMP domain-containing histidine kinase — protein sequence MTESLSPAREPSATEQAAWRTAYWAEQARVVEQRLPLTTAIYLAMVGGAIAIETAFPERRLTALGFYGIHVVVSVFWLAVARLRPARLRIDVAAVALAVSWSAVLTAYTSLVVPNPERLGSGQICLLYGLFFLLPWRWTHQLAVSIAALLGIAVTALVATNPEQLAYGFVVVVTGAVTSVGGVVYLDRYRFDEFVRTAQLTRASREKEEEAEIAATLLRVSETLSERANQPDLLAHLTRIAVETVGCDWGTTFALDERDAVYRLAGIFGEDPGVREEIEVAEFDERNLPLVHVLAPGSLIELPDAREQRLIPPALLTRWGVASQLVAPIALGGRVVGALCLAHGNRRGPFSARERRLAQGIVHATALALASSALVNDLRAANTLRSEFVSTMSHELRTPLNVIIGFAEMARDEELPETERRGVLQRIEEAGRDLLRLIEDTLAMGRIESGRDRVELESVELPELWSRLRRDCAGLPQKDAVTLDWQPLDAAAALVTDARKLTVVTRNLVHNALKFTQAGWVRVQGGIADDAFVLAVSDTGIGIEPRDQSTVFEMFRQGDGSDTRRFGGTGLGLHIVQRYVEQLGGSVELASAPGVGSRFTVRLPLRPEGAAASDAG from the coding sequence GCGTACTGGGCCGAGCAGGCCCGCGTCGTCGAGCAGCGGCTGCCGCTCACGACCGCGATCTACCTCGCGATGGTCGGCGGCGCGATCGCCATCGAGACGGCCTTTCCCGAGCGGCGGCTCACCGCGCTCGGCTTCTACGGCATCCACGTCGTCGTGTCGGTGTTCTGGCTCGCCGTCGCGCGGCTGCGCCCCGCGCGCTTGCGCATCGACGTCGCGGCCGTCGCCTTGGCGGTGTCGTGGAGCGCGGTCTTGACCGCCTACACCTCCCTGGTCGTTCCCAATCCCGAGCGACTCGGCAGCGGCCAGATCTGTCTTCTCTACGGCCTCTTCTTCCTCCTCCCCTGGCGCTGGACGCACCAGCTTGCGGTTTCGATCGCCGCCCTCCTCGGGATCGCCGTGACGGCTCTCGTCGCGACCAATCCCGAGCAGCTCGCCTACGGCTTCGTGGTCGTCGTGACGGGCGCCGTGACGTCCGTCGGCGGGGTCGTGTATCTCGACCGCTATCGCTTCGACGAATTCGTTCGCACCGCGCAGCTGACGCGCGCCTCGCGCGAGAAGGAGGAGGAGGCCGAGATCGCCGCCACCCTGCTGCGCGTGTCGGAGACGCTGAGCGAGCGGGCGAACCAGCCGGACCTGCTGGCGCACCTGACGCGCATCGCCGTCGAGACGGTCGGCTGCGACTGGGGCACGACCTTCGCCCTCGACGAGCGCGACGCGGTGTACCGCCTTGCCGGCATCTTCGGCGAGGACCCAGGCGTACGCGAGGAGATCGAGGTCGCCGAGTTCGACGAGCGCAACCTGCCCCTGGTCCACGTGCTCGCGCCGGGCTCACTGATCGAGCTGCCCGACGCGCGCGAGCAGCGCCTCATACCGCCGGCGCTCCTCACGCGCTGGGGCGTCGCCTCGCAGCTCGTCGCGCCGATCGCGCTCGGCGGCCGCGTGGTCGGGGCGCTCTGCCTCGCGCACGGCAACCGCCGCGGTCCGTTCTCGGCGCGCGAGCGCCGGCTCGCGCAGGGGATCGTGCACGCGACCGCGCTCGCCCTCGCGAGCTCCGCCCTCGTCAACGACCTCCGCGCCGCCAACACCCTGCGCTCGGAGTTCGTGTCGACGATGTCGCACGAGCTGCGCACGCCGCTGAACGTGATCATCGGCTTCGCGGAGATGGCCCGCGACGAGGAGCTGCCGGAGACGGAGCGACGCGGCGTCCTGCAACGCATCGAGGAGGCCGGCCGCGACTTGCTTCGGCTCATCGAGGACACCCTCGCGATGGGGCGCATCGAGTCCGGACGCGACCGCGTCGAGCTCGAGTCGGTCGAGCTCCCGGAGCTCTGGAGCCGCCTGCGGCGCGACTGCGCCGGGCTCCCCCAGAAGGACGCCGTGACCCTCGACTGGCAGCCGCTCGACGCCGCCGCGGCGCTCGTCACCGACGCGCGCAAGCTCACGGTCGTGACCCGCAACCTCGTGCACAACGCGCTCAAGTTCACGCAAGCCGGCTGGGTGCGCGTCCAAGGAGGGATCGCGGACGACGCCTTCGTGCTCGCCGTCAGCGACACCGGCATCGGCATCGAACCGCGCGATCAGTCGACCGTGTTCGAGATGTTCCGCCAGGGCGACGGCTCCGACACGCGTCGCTTCGGCGGCACCGGCCTCGGCCTCCACATCGTCCAGCGCTACGTGGAGCAGCTCGGCGGATCCGTCGAGCTGGCGAGCGCGCCGGGTGTCGGCAGCCGGTTCACCGTCCGCCTCCCGCTCCGTCCCGAGGGCGCCGCGGCCTCCGACGCCGGTTGA